Sequence from the Nitrospiria bacterium genome:
TCCTTAAAATCAACATCTTCTGGATTCCCGCTTTCGCGGGAATGACGGGAAGGGCCTGGATTTCCGCTTTCCCCTGCCTGCAAGTGCCCGCCGGACAGGCGGGTAATGACAAAATTTACCCACTCACTTCCACGATGAGCCGTTTTTAAAAAAGGTTTTTTTCATCTCCAAAAATTCGCTGCGATATTTCGGGGCCAATTTCTTTAATAATAACCCGTTGGGCAAACCGAACCGCGCGGGCTTCGGCTTCTTTTTTATTCACATGGCCTTCTCGTCCATTCCTGTTGAGGGATCCAAAAACCCTACCGCTGCTTTTCTCCTTTAAAATGGCACTCACCTGCCAATTAAAAAATGGTTGAGCCTGAAGGGTCAGGGGAAAAAGACTAAATTCCACCTTAATTAAAAGAGATTCCACATCCTCTCGGTATTGGTTTTCAATAAACGGGAAACCCTCCTGGGAAAGGGATCGAACAAAAGCCATACGAATCTCCCTTTGAAAAGGACCAGAAACTTCCAAAACCACATCCAAGTCCTGCTCAAGAAATTTTCTGAGCCGGAGTGAAATCTTCTCTAAAGAAAATGGGGATTCCATCCCCCGACCAAAGGGTTCAATAATTTGAAGGTCAGCGTTTAATCCATGCCGAACCAGTACTGTTCGAAGGGCCCCATGTAGATTCTGAACAATTTGCAATTTACTTTCCAACCCTTTTGGGTTTTGAATTTGCTCCAAATT
This genomic interval carries:
- a CDS encoding LPP20 family lipoprotein gives rise to the protein MVFDAKIEIYFFGLALLFLFGDFFYGCGRIKIISPPDWVNGESVDYPREEYLTGVGFGDTRESAEKKAYAALSQIFQANIQSQSREWEEFLQSSGQNQIDKNPVVQRKIKIDQLTQVSTEKVLENISIAEVWEDQQKKKFFVLAIINRGHSVQILMEKIRDLDKKALELLNNVQNLEQIQNPKGLESKLQIVQNLHGALRTVLVRHGLNADLQIIEPFGRGMESPFSLEKISLRLRKFLEQDLDVVLEVSGPFQREIRMAFVRSLSQEGFPFIENQYREDVESLLIKVEFSLFPLTLQAQPFFNWQVSAILKEKSSGRVFGSLNRNGREGHVNKKEAEARAVRFAQRVIIKEIGPEISQRIFGDEKNLF